In Gadus macrocephalus chromosome 11, ASM3116895v1, a single genomic region encodes these proteins:
- the si:ch211-261d7.3 gene encoding uncharacterized protein si:ch211-261d7.3, producing the protein MTEYYEEGGLLYEQSPPMHIKVESPEGPFGGGVSEDGFPREDDDSEGSCDQNSGLPGGLPFNVVVVHPNIMAPGMSSDELMSLDQSRGMSAALAAGGASKRKSRFSGAELEVLVSEVTRCEGELFGPAGRLRRRERERIWAGILERVNAVSRVPRTLREVKKRWDDLKRRNGGRLADARHRSCYLPSSRGASLLGRPSQSQSSPRLQQARQKQSSRPKASFPCLTDSEAVGTGDGSERDGLEKEEEDSVEREREVGEPDCEGPEHSMEDKLGLGLSLGIGPPPPSERWLPPSPLYSAPFLNGSPQPSPPSLGAQQGPLETQPRSSWLEDELHGLGDAALQLGDRVEKSLMEFGEGFRRDMKTLVASQEMLASSLQQNNILLQRLLGVLESQQQTSPQPHRVQQQQATPKQPHLSSQPSPLQQLETQQTPIDPLQHPQQTQEHLQHLNVAKQQSQYNQPTKQQPKPFQHLNDQSAVAVVPQSSPGDANDTFNSDRNTAVNGTGQRPRRGRTVEHRRRRRR; encoded by the exons ATGACCGAGTACTACGAGGAGGGGGGGCTGCTGTATGAGCAATCACCTCCCATGCACATTAAAGTGGAGTCTCCAGAGGGCCCGTTTGGTGGAGGAGTCTCTGAAGATGGCTTCCCGAGGGAGGATGACGACTCTGAGGGAAGCTGTGACCAGAACAGTGGACTACCTGGGGGCCTCCCTTTCAACGTCGTAGTGGTTCATCCAAACATCATGGCCCCAGGGATGTCCTCAGATGAACTTATGTCTCTTGATCAAA GCAGAGGAATGTCTGCTGCCTTGGCTGCTGGCGGTGCCAGTAAGAGGAAGAGTCGCTTCAGCGGTGCAGagctggaggtgctggtgtCCGAGGTGACGCGGTGCGAGGGGGAGCTCTTCGGCCCGGCAGGGAGGCTGCGCCGCCGGGAGAGAGAGCGCATCTGGGCGGGAATCCTGGAGAGGGTCAACGCTGTGTCCAGAGTCCCCCGCACCCTGCGGGAGGTGAAGAAGCGATGGGATGACCTGAAGAGACGAAACGGTGGAAGGCTGGCAGACGCTCGCCATCGCAGCTGTTACCTGCCCTCCAGCAGAGGGGCTTCGTTACTCGGAAGACCTTCTCAGTCGCAGTCGAGCCCTCGGCTGCAACAGGCCAGACAGAAGCAGAGCTCTAGACCGAAGGCTAGCTTTCCATGCTTGACAGACTCTGAAGCAG ttGGAACTGGGGACGGGTCTGAGCGAGATGGtttggagaaggaagaggaggacagcgttgagcgggagagagaggtgggagaacCAGACTGTGAGGGACCAGAACACAGCATGGAGGATAAACTGGGGTTGGGACTCAGTCTGGGCATcggacctccccctccctcggaGCGATggctgcccccctccccactctacAGCGCACCTTTCCTCAATGGAAGCCCACAGCCCAGCCCGCCTTCGCTCGGAGCACAGCAGGGGCCTCTGGAGACACAGCCCCGCAGCTCCTGGCTGGAGGACGAGCTGCACGGCCTTGGAGATGCAGCTCTTCAGCTCGGAGATCGGGTGGAGAAGAGCCTGATGGAGTTTGGGGAAGGTTTCAGGCGTGACATGAAAACACTGGTGGCCTCCCAAGAGATGTTAGCATCCAGTCTACAACAAAACAATATCCTCttgcaaagactcctgggagtGCTTGAGTCGCAGCAGCAAACATCACCACAACCGCATCGtgttcagcagcagcaggctacCCCGAAACAACCACACTTGTCATCACAACCTTCGCCTCTCCAGCAACTGGAAACACAGCAAACCCCAATAGATCCCCTACAACACCCACAGCAAACACAAGAGCATCTTCAGCACTTAAATGTAGCAAAACAGCAGTCACAGTATAACCAGCCAACAAAACAGCAGCCAAAGCCTTTTCAACATTTGAACGATCAGTCGGCTGTAGCAGTGGTTCCCCAATCATCTCCAGGAGATGCAAATGATACTTTTAATTCAGATCGGAATACAGCCGTGAATGGAACTGGCCAGAGGCCAAGGCGAGGAAGAACTGTAGAACATAGACGTAGGAGACGGCGTTGA
- the LOC132468176 gene encoding trypsin-3-like, with product MHFTEVQPHITMKAFILLALFTVAFAAPLEDEDDKIVGGYECRKHSAAYQVSLTSGYHFCGGSLISSTWVVSAAHCYKSRIQVRLGEHNIATNEGTEQFINSVKVIKHPRYSSRNLDNDIMLIKLSKPATLNSYVRAVSLPSSCAGSGSRCLISGWGNTLASGSNSPDRLMCLDAPILSDSSCKSAYPGQITSNMFCAGFLEGGKDSCQGDSGGPVVCNGQLQGVVSWGYGCAQRNKPGVYAKVCNYNSWIRSTMSSN from the exons ATGCATTTCACTGAAGTACAGCCACACATCACCATGAAGGCTTTCATTCTCCTGGCTCTGTTCACAGTCGCAT TCGCTGCCCCcctggaggatgaggatgacaaGATCGTGGGGGGATACGAGTGCAGGAAGCACTCGGCAGCCTACCAGGTGTCCCTGACCTCCGGCTACCACTTCTGTGGTGGCTCCCTGATCTCCAGCACCTGGGTGGTCTCTGCTGCTCACTGCTACAAGTC CCGCATCCAGGTGCGTCTCGGAGAGCACAACATTGCTACCAACGAGGGCACAGAGCAGTTCATCAACTCTGTGAAGGTCATCAAGCACCCCAGATACAGCAGCCGCAACCTGGATAACGACATCATGCTGATCAAGCTGAGCAAGCCCGCCACCCTGAACAGCTACGTCCGCGCCGTGTCCCTGCCCTCCAGCTGTGCCGGCTCTGGAAGCCGTTGTCTGATCTCTGGATGGGGAAACACCCTCGCCTCTGGCT CCAACTCACCCGACCGCCTGATGTGCCTGGATGCCCCCATCCTGAGTGACAGCAGCTGCAAGAGTGCCTACCCTGGACAGATCACCTCCAACATGTTCTGTGCTGGATTCCTTGAGGGAGGCAAGGACTCCTGCCAG GGTGACTCCGGTGGCCCCGTGGTGTGCAATGGGCAGCTCCAGGGAGTGGTGTCCTGGGGTTATGGCTGTGCCCAGAGGAACAAGCCTGGTGTCTACGCCAAGGTCTGCAACTACAACTCCTGGATCAGGAGCACCATGTCCTCCAACTAA
- the LOC132468180 gene encoding trypsin-3: protein MKYFILFALFAVAFAAPLEDEDDKIVGGYECRKHSAAYQVSLTSGYHFCGGSLISSTWVVSAAHCYKSRIQVRLGEHNIATNEGTEQFINSVKVIKHPRYSSRNLDNDIMLIKLSKPATLNSYVRAVSLPSSCAGSGSRCLISGWGNTLASGSNSPDRLMCLDAPILSDSSCKSAYPGQITSNMFCAGFLEGGKDSCQGDSGGPVVCNGQLQGVVSWGYGCAQRNKPGVYAKVCNYNSWIRSTMSSN from the exons ATGAAGTACTTCATCTTATTTGCCCTCTTTGCTGTGGCCT TCGCTGCCCCcctggaggatgaggatgacaaGATCGTGGGGGGATACGAGTGCAGGAAGCACTCGGCAGCCTACCAGGTGTCCCTGACCTCCGGCTACCACTTCTGTGGTGGCTCCCTGATCTCCAGCACCTGGGTGGTCTCTGCTGCTCACTGCTACAAGTC CCGCATCCAGGTGCGTCTCGGAGAGCACAACATCGCTACCAATGAGGGCACAGAGCAGTTCATCAACTCTGTGAAGGTCATCAAGCACCCCAGATACAGCAGCCGCAACCTGGATAACGACATCATGCTGATCAAGCTGAGCAAGCCCGCCACCCTGAACAGCTACGTCCGCGCCGTGTCCCTGCCCTCCAGCTGTGCCGGCTCTGGAAGCCGTTGTCTGATCTCTGGATGGGGAAACACCCTCGCCTCTGGCT CCAACTCACCCGACCGCCTGATGTGTCTGGATGCCCCCATCCTGAGTGACAGCAGCTGCAAGAGTGCCTACCCTGGACAGATCACCTCCAACATGTTCTGTGCTGGATTCCTTGAGGGAGGCAAGGACTCCTGCCAG GGTGACTCCGGTGGCCCCGTGGTGTGCAACGGGCAGCTCCAGGGAGTGGTGTCCTGGGGTTATGGCTGTGCCCAGAGGAACAAGCCTGGTGTCTACGCCAAGGTCTGCAACTACAACTCCTGGATCAGGAGCACCATGTCCTCCAACTAA
- the LOC132468179 gene encoding LOW QUALITY PROTEIN: trypsin-3-like (The sequence of the model RefSeq protein was modified relative to this genomic sequence to represent the inferred CDS: inserted 1 base in 1 codon), which produces MHFTEVQPQITMKAFILLALFTVAFAAPLEDEDDKIVGGYECRKHSAAYQVSLTSGYHFCGGSLISSTWVVSAAHCYKSHIQVRLGXTEQLINSVKVIKHPRYSSRNLDNDIMLIKLSKPATLNSYVRAVSLPSSCAGSGSRCLISGWGNTLASGSNSPDRLMCLDTPILSDSSCKSAYPGQITSNMFCAGFLEGGKDSCQGDSGGPVVCNGQLQGVVSWGYGCAQRNKPGVYAKVCNYNSWIRSTMSSN; this is translated from the exons ATGCATTTCACTGAAGTACAGCCACAAATCACAATGAAGGCTTTCATTCTCCTGGCTCTGTTCACAGTCGCAT TCGCTGCCCCcctggaggatgaggatgacaaGATCGTGGGGGGATACGAGTGCAGGAAGCACTCGGCAGCCTACCAGGTGTCCCTGACCTCCGGCTACCACTTCTGTGGTGGCTCCCTGATCTCCAGCACCTGGGTGGTCTCTGCTGCTCACTGCTACAAGTC CCACATCCAGGTGCGTCTCG GCACAGAGCAGTTAATCAACTCTGTGAAGGTCATCAAGCACCCCAGATACAGCAGCCGCAACCTGGATAACGACATCATGCTTATCAAGCTGAGCAAGCCCGCCACCCTGAACAGCTACGTCCGCGCCGTGTCCCTGCCCTCCAGCTGTGCCGGCTCTGGAAGCCGTTGTCTGATCTCTGGATGGGGAAACACCCTCGCCTCTGGCT CCAACTCACCCGACCGCCTGATGTGCCTGGATACCCCCATCCTGAGTGACAGCAGCTGCAAGAGTGCCTACCCTGGACAGATCACCTCCAACATGTTCTGTGCTGGATTCCTTGAGGGAGGCAAGGACTCCTGCCAG GGTGACTCCGGTGGCCCCGTGGTGTGCAATGGGCAGCTCCAAGGAGTGGTGTCCTGGGGTTATGGCTGTGCCCAGAGGAACAAGCCTGGTGTCTACGCCAAGGTCTGCAACTACAACTCCTGGATAAGGAGCACCATGTCCTCCAACTAA